One window of the Staphylococcus equorum genome contains the following:
- a CDS encoding IucA/IucC family protein — MQSNQNIEIAEQAAVERILNVYFREQNLYNAQPEQNMWHITLGPSKTLIGKFNYWSVMGHHTYHPVMCAQDNGTSSQLAPMEVIEHVFEMLEQQTGDEDKTGLKATLHNIYKDINNSVKRTALYLTRAQQQQTEDEYIISEQSLYLGHPFHPTPKSSVGFSEEDLLHYAPECHAQFQLYYIQVNRSIMLERYVEGRAATVNELVLQLAQLDSDDIDDGYTLLPLHPYQITVLKDNAKFKQWMDDGLIKDIGISGHYVYPTSSVRTIFSKELNIYLKLPINVKITNFVRTNDYEQVERTIDAANVIASIKTDYETKHFKLMFEEGYRALKYSSEAGAFDLLANTAMIVREGIEDYYSEKQIHVLASLFETMPHEPDSMLGDLITQSGLSDEEWLSAYLDITLYPMLELLSETGISLEAHVQNTLIEFKDGHPEVCYVRDLEGVCIAEDIAKRAQIIPNIIQSDSPVVYSNEAAWHRFKYYIIVNHLGHLVATMGKRVGSETTLWQTVRNKLLNWSQDASTSAQMKVYVDDLYERPTFSAKANFMSKIKDCGDNPLYTNIPNPMFMEEEVRQHDAQY, encoded by the coding sequence GTGCAAAGTAATCAGAATATTGAAATAGCTGAACAAGCAGCTGTAGAACGTATATTGAATGTATATTTTAGAGAACAAAATTTGTACAATGCGCAGCCAGAGCAAAACATGTGGCACATCACGCTCGGGCCGTCTAAAACGTTAATAGGTAAATTTAATTATTGGTCAGTAATGGGTCATCACACATACCACCCAGTGATGTGTGCACAAGACAATGGCACGTCTTCACAGTTAGCACCAATGGAAGTGATTGAGCACGTGTTTGAGATGCTCGAACAACAAACAGGAGATGAAGATAAAACCGGATTAAAAGCAACACTACACAATATTTATAAAGATATTAACAATAGTGTAAAACGCACTGCACTCTATTTAACACGTGCGCAACAACAACAAACAGAAGATGAGTATATTATTTCGGAACAATCCCTTTATTTAGGTCATCCGTTTCATCCAACACCCAAAAGTTCTGTCGGATTTAGCGAAGAAGATTTATTGCATTATGCACCAGAGTGCCACGCACAATTTCAACTGTATTATATACAAGTTAATCGTTCTATCATGCTAGAACGATATGTGGAAGGTAGAGCTGCCACAGTAAATGAATTGGTATTACAGTTGGCACAGTTAGATTCTGATGACATAGACGACGGTTATACATTGTTACCCTTGCATCCATATCAAATAACCGTATTAAAAGATAACGCTAAGTTTAAACAATGGATGGATGACGGCTTAATTAAAGACATCGGTATCAGCGGACATTATGTCTATCCAACGTCTTCTGTTCGCACGATATTTTCAAAAGAGCTTAACATTTACCTGAAATTACCGATAAATGTCAAAATCACAAACTTCGTAAGAACGAATGATTATGAACAAGTAGAACGAACGATTGATGCTGCAAATGTCATCGCATCGATAAAAACAGACTATGAAACAAAGCATTTTAAACTGATGTTTGAAGAAGGTTATCGTGCATTGAAATATTCGTCTGAAGCAGGGGCTTTTGATTTATTAGCAAATACTGCAATGATCGTGCGTGAAGGTATTGAAGATTATTATTCGGAGAAACAAATTCACGTGTTAGCGAGTCTATTTGAAACGATGCCACATGAGCCGGACTCTATGTTAGGAGACTTGATTACTCAAAGCGGTTTGTCGGATGAGGAATGGTTAAGTGCATACTTAGACATCACCTTATATCCAATGCTTGAATTACTATCTGAAACTGGCATTAGTTTAGAAGCACATGTACAAAATACTTTAATTGAATTTAAAGACGGCCATCCGGAAGTATGTTACGTCAGAGATTTGGAAGGCGTATGTATAGCAGAAGATATCGCAAAGCGTGCGCAAATTATTCCCAATATAATACAAAGCGATAGTCCAGTTGTCTATAGTAATGAAGCAGCGTGGCATCGTTTTAAATACTACATTATTGTAAATCATTTAGGACATTTGGTCGCTACAATGGGCAAACGCGTTGGCAGTGAAACGACATTATGGCAAACGGTTCGCAATAAATTGTTGAATTGGTCTCAAGACGCCAGTACATCAGCACAAATGAAAGTCTATGTGGATGACCTATACGAAAGGCCAACATTTTCAGCAAAAGCAAACTTTATGAGCAAAATAAAAGATTGCGGCGATAACCCACTTTATACCAATATACCAAACCCAATGTTTATGGAAGAGGAGGTACGACAACATGATGCACAATATTGA
- the sbnF gene encoding staphyloferrin B biosynthesis protein SbnF yields MHNIEQQVKQRIMNQLVTSIIYEDVVQYEVTQQGATSIVTIEAEDATYRAEVRELDSFQRLELTSPVWRITDDGDTAVTVDYATMLREVIYTFDKNNEKVEAFINELLQTELKDTQAMRYKEMTAGSVELTFDALESYAMEGHPYHPSYKSRLGFTPVDNLQYGPDFQPTFTLKWLAIPKHYIEQTVSRNIESQDLLQQQLGDEVVQQFKEVLLALDKSLADYEWLPVHPWQFDHIIASELAEQWINGEIILLGESEEYYTPQQSIRTLSPVDTSKYYIKVPLSITNTSTKRVLAPHTIENAAQITDWLKHIHEQDSYLNKELKTVFLGEILGMSYINDNLTESKREAIYGAVSVIWRENLHSYLTETEDAIPFNAIYSLDQRQNPIIQQWIAQYGVAAWVRQFIKVAVQPIIHMLYYHGIALESHAQNMMLIHEDGWPTRVAIKDFHDGVRFKRGLLSTEAQNPQLKDTPEEHKKINRNSFIETEDVELVRDFTLDAFFFINISEIIMFFERHYNLSEHKQWMYVYDEIKQYRQTHPDLPNYEHFDLFEKTIQVEKLTTIRLLEDTEIRIHHVTNPLGVIHHDDVIPQR; encoded by the coding sequence ATGCACAATATTGAACAACAAGTAAAGCAACGCATTATGAATCAACTTGTAACTTCTATTATATACGAGGATGTTGTGCAATATGAGGTGACACAACAAGGTGCTACTTCGATAGTTACCATTGAAGCTGAAGACGCAACGTATCGCGCTGAAGTGAGAGAATTAGACAGCTTTCAAAGGCTAGAACTTACGTCACCCGTATGGCGAATCACAGATGATGGCGATACAGCAGTAACGGTTGATTACGCTACAATGTTACGAGAAGTCATATATACATTTGATAAAAACAATGAAAAAGTTGAGGCGTTTATCAACGAATTACTACAAACGGAGCTGAAAGATACACAAGCCATGCGATATAAAGAGATGACTGCGGGTAGTGTTGAATTAACGTTCGATGCACTTGAATCTTATGCGATGGAAGGCCATCCTTATCACCCAAGTTATAAATCACGCCTTGGTTTTACGCCTGTAGATAATTTGCAATATGGCCCTGATTTCCAACCGACATTTACATTGAAATGGCTCGCAATTCCCAAACATTATATTGAACAAACTGTCTCTCGAAATATTGAATCGCAAGACTTACTTCAACAACAATTAGGTGATGAAGTTGTGCAGCAGTTTAAAGAAGTGCTACTAGCATTAGATAAATCATTAGCAGACTATGAGTGGTTACCTGTGCATCCTTGGCAATTTGATCACATTATTGCGAGTGAACTTGCTGAACAATGGATTAATGGTGAAATTATATTACTAGGCGAATCGGAAGAATACTATACACCGCAACAATCAATTCGTACATTATCACCTGTGGACACGTCTAAATATTATATTAAAGTGCCCTTAAGCATTACGAATACATCCACTAAACGTGTATTAGCGCCACATACGATTGAGAATGCAGCGCAAATTACAGATTGGTTAAAGCATATTCATGAACAAGATAGCTATCTAAATAAGGAATTAAAAACAGTATTCTTAGGTGAAATATTAGGTATGTCTTATATTAATGATAATTTAACTGAATCAAAGCGTGAAGCAATATATGGTGCAGTATCTGTCATATGGCGAGAGAACTTACACAGTTACTTAACTGAAACAGAAGATGCGATACCGTTTAATGCGATTTATAGTTTAGACCAACGACAAAATCCAATTATTCAGCAATGGATTGCACAATATGGTGTAGCAGCTTGGGTTAGACAATTTATCAAAGTTGCAGTACAACCGATTATTCATATGCTTTATTATCACGGTATTGCACTTGAATCACATGCGCAAAACATGATGCTTATTCATGAAGACGGTTGGCCAACACGTGTAGCAATTAAAGATTTTCATGATGGTGTGCGTTTTAAACGTGGATTACTAAGTACAGAGGCACAAAATCCTCAATTAAAAGACACACCAGAGGAACATAAGAAAATTAATCGTAATTCATTTATCGAAACAGAAGATGTGGAACTTGTTAGAGACTTTACTTTAGACGCATTTTTCTTTATTAATATTTCTGAAATTATTATGTTCTTTGAACGTCACTACAATTTGAGTGAACATAAACAATGGATGTATGTATACGATGAAATCAAGCAATATCGTCAAACCCATCCTGACTTACCTAATTATGAGCACTTTGATTTGTTTGAAAAAACGATACAAGTAGAAAAATTAACGACAATAAGATTATTAGAGGATACGGAAATAAGAATCCATCACGTAACTAACCCGTTAGGAGTGATTCATCATGATGACGTTATCCCTCAAAGATAA
- a CDS encoding HpcH/HpaI aldolase family protein — protein MMTLSLKDKLAQDTEVYGIFNSIPNPLVIEIIAASGYDFVIIDTEHAAINDETLEHLIRAAEAAQITPIVRVTQVIDRDIIKVLDMGARGIIIPHVKDKATVEHIVELSRYYPQGMRSLNGGRMAKFGEIPLTDYMTNANDKIIVMAMIEDQEGISAIEDIVQVEGLDMIIEGAADLSQSFGMPWETSSEVVQSALRYMHDVTSDYNKHFCALPRNKEQQDIWAQRGVNTFVLGDDRGKLYRNLKSELTSFKGGVERATNIRQN, from the coding sequence ATGATGACGTTATCCCTCAAAGATAAATTGGCACAAGACACTGAAGTCTATGGCATTTTCAATTCGATTCCGAATCCACTTGTTATTGAAATCATCGCAGCAAGTGGTTACGATTTTGTAATTATAGATACTGAACATGCTGCCATTAACGATGAAACGTTAGAACATTTAATTCGTGCAGCTGAAGCAGCGCAAATCACGCCAATTGTCAGGGTCACTCAAGTCATTGATCGAGATATTATCAAAGTGTTAGACATGGGCGCAAGAGGTATTATTATCCCTCATGTTAAAGATAAAGCGACCGTAGAACATATTGTGGAATTAAGTCGCTATTATCCTCAAGGTATGCGCAGTTTAAATGGTGGACGTATGGCCAAGTTTGGTGAAATTCCATTAACGGATTACATGACGAACGCAAACGACAAAATTATTGTCATGGCGATGATTGAAGATCAAGAGGGCATCAGTGCCATAGAAGACATTGTACAAGTTGAAGGTTTAGACATGATTATTGAAGGTGCTGCCGATTTATCGCAATCGTTTGGCATGCCATGGGAAACGAGCAGTGAAGTCGTACAATCAGCATTACGTTACATGCATGACGTGACAAGTGATTACAATAAACACTTTTGTGCCTTACCAAGAAATAAAGAACAACAAGATATATGGGCACAACGTGGTGTTAATACGTTTGTACTTGGAGACGACCGTGGCAAACTCTACCGTAACTTAAAATCAGAATTAACCTCATTTAAAGGAGGAGTCGAACGTGCCACAAATATTCGACAAAATTAA
- a CDS encoding type III PLP-dependent enzyme: MPQIFDKIKEIKQTGAPVCHYIYDLNALRQHMHKIVSSLPENCEMYYAMKANSEDDILATMSESVAGFEVASQGEIQKGLAHKKANRIIFGGPGKTDEELTFAIDQGIQRIHVESIYELKRLNAILDTKNKQMDVLLRVNLSGPFPNATLHMAGRPTQFGISENEVEQAIKLALELPHIKLEGFHFHSISNNLDAALHLDVMRLYFHKAKIWSEAFQFPLKHINIGGGIGVNYADLNQQFEWQKFVEGFQDVINEEAMNDVTLNFECGRYLVAQIGYYATEVIDIKQVHNAYYAILKGGTQQFRLPVSWQHNHPFEICHINHNPYHFERMEVANEKVTFVGQLCTPKDVFSKETPVKFVRTGDVVIFNYAGAYGWSISHHDFLSHPHPTFIYLSDQ, encoded by the coding sequence GTGCCACAAATATTCGACAAAATTAAAGAGATAAAGCAAACTGGCGCACCTGTTTGTCATTATATATATGATTTAAACGCATTACGTCAACATATGCATAAAATCGTGTCGTCCTTACCAGAGAACTGTGAGATGTATTATGCGATGAAAGCGAATAGCGAAGATGACATTTTAGCAACGATGAGTGAATCCGTTGCTGGATTTGAAGTTGCATCTCAAGGTGAAATACAAAAAGGCTTAGCACATAAAAAAGCGAACCGTATTATTTTTGGTGGCCCAGGAAAAACAGACGAAGAATTAACATTTGCCATCGATCAAGGCATTCAACGCATTCACGTTGAAAGTATATACGAATTAAAAAGGTTAAATGCTATCCTAGATACCAAAAATAAACAGATGGATGTCTTATTACGTGTGAATTTATCAGGACCTTTTCCAAATGCGACGCTACACATGGCAGGACGCCCAACTCAATTTGGTATATCGGAAAATGAAGTCGAACAAGCAATTAAGCTTGCACTTGAACTACCGCATATCAAATTAGAAGGATTTCATTTTCATTCTATTTCAAATAACTTAGATGCAGCGTTACATTTAGATGTTATGCGACTCTATTTTCATAAAGCCAAAATATGGTCAGAAGCTTTTCAATTTCCACTGAAACATATCAATATCGGTGGAGGTATCGGAGTCAATTACGCAGATTTAAATCAACAATTCGAATGGCAGAAATTTGTGGAAGGCTTTCAAGACGTCATTAATGAAGAAGCGATGAATGACGTTACGTTGAACTTTGAGTGTGGCCGATACTTAGTTGCGCAAATCGGTTACTATGCGACTGAAGTCATTGATATCAAGCAAGTGCATAATGCGTATTACGCTATTTTAAAAGGGGGCACGCAACAATTCAGACTACCAGTGTCATGGCAACACAACCATCCTTTTGAAATATGTCATATTAACCATAACCCTTATCACTTTGAACGCATGGAAGTCGCAAATGAAAAGGTGACATTCGTCGGTCAACTCTGCACGCCGAAAGATGTTTTCTCAAAAGAAACACCAGTAAAATTTGTAAGAACTGGGGATGTCGTAATATTTAATTACGCTGGCGCTTATGGTTGGTCTATTTCTCACCATGATTTTTTAAGTCATCCACATCCGACATTTATCTATTTATCTGATCAATAA
- the sbnI gene encoding bifunctional transcriptional regulator/O-phospho-L-serine synthase SbnI produces the protein MEQMYKALKLVPVEHIDLHETFEQKRLEKTKQSIEAEQIMRHPVLVTQTQSGRYMVIDGVHRFTSLKALGCRVVPVQDINETQYSISTWNHKVAIGQWWETLRQDNSLPWTTEIKNTTPFITMCKGYNEQYLYVEDLGEQKLEAWAKVVASYSQTYDVERIAQSDNTCVSNQHILMKYQPLGFQEIETIVNRGETVPAGVTRFNISGRCLNLQVPLAILKEQSELNRNVKWNEFLEGKMDSVRCYSEKVYLVEQ, from the coding sequence ATGGAACAAATGTATAAAGCATTAAAACTTGTACCAGTGGAACACATAGACTTACACGAAACATTTGAGCAAAAGCGTTTAGAAAAGACAAAGCAAAGTATTGAAGCGGAACAAATTATGAGACATCCAGTGTTAGTTACACAAACACAGTCAGGTAGATATATGGTTATTGACGGTGTGCATCGTTTCACGAGTCTCAAGGCACTTGGATGTCGCGTTGTACCAGTGCAAGATATTAATGAGACACAATATTCAATTAGTACATGGAACCATAAAGTGGCTATTGGTCAGTGGTGGGAAACTTTGCGACAAGATAACAGTTTGCCATGGACGACAGAAATTAAAAATACCACGCCATTTATTACAATGTGCAAAGGCTATAACGAACAATATTTATATGTAGAAGATTTAGGAGAACAGAAACTAGAAGCGTGGGCAAAGGTCGTTGCCAGTTATAGTCAAACCTATGATGTGGAACGTATAGCACAGAGTGATAATACTTGTGTATCTAACCAGCATATTTTGATGAAATATCAGCCGCTTGGTTTTCAAGAAATCGAAACAATCGTCAATAGAGGAGAAACTGTCCCAGCCGGTGTCACGCGGTTTAACATTTCTGGTCGCTGTCTTAACTTACAAGTGCCGTTAGCAATTTTAAAAGAACAGAGTGAGCTAAATAGAAATGTAAAATGGAATGAATTTTTAGAGGGAAAAATGGATAGTGTACGTTGTTACTCTGAAAAAGTATATTTAGTTGAGCAATGA
- a CDS encoding endonuclease/exonuclease/phosphatase family protein: MVLKKLTWSFITSMALATTVIAPSTLHATTAEQSPKDTKDSSTKSIEIHDIQGEGHQSPYDGKKVNNIKGIVTYQYELNGGKYLHIETPDDKQDNNPNTSEGLIIYTGNQNYDAQKGDLVNVTGTVDEYYIDGYGDKQETDLPVTQINARDDKGGNVSIEESNQKLPEPYEIEKVPSKISANDNFQTFDREQYAIDYWESLEGMRVEVGDVRSVGPQEHGDLFTVLDDQPAETDNGGVRLTENDQHGERIPFKMYDNNKARDFDVATGDKFKGPIIGHVNYGFQNYKLNVDLDDMKQAHVEGNTEPQPTSIEPSNQKLNVASYNLENFSSNSSSTTEDKADKIANGITEHMKNPDIIGVTEVQDNDGPKEGGPEANKSYERLIKDIEEAGGPKYKYLNIDPSMNEDGGQPDANIRVGFLYNPKRVQFDKSIESGDADTAVSYKDGDLTLNPGRIDPNNPAFDDSRKPLAAQFKFHGEQVIVLANHWNSKNGDTPLFGSQQPPVLESENQRVEIAKSVGRFVEQVQKDNPNANIVSVGDYNDFQWSKPLKTFESFNMSNMIYDLPENERYSYNYQGNSQALDHIFVSNNLKNHTELDPIHVNSDFTDMSGRASDHDPLLAQIDLKQARKDEKTK, from the coding sequence ATGGTTTTGAAGAAATTAACTTGGTCATTTATCACATCTATGGCATTAGCAACTACTGTCATAGCACCTAGTACACTTCACGCAACGACAGCAGAGCAGAGTCCGAAAGATACAAAAGATAGTTCGACAAAAAGTATAGAGATTCACGATATCCAAGGCGAAGGTCATCAATCACCTTACGATGGCAAAAAAGTAAACAACATAAAAGGCATTGTTACATATCAATATGAATTAAATGGTGGTAAGTACTTACATATAGAAACACCTGACGATAAACAGGATAATAACCCAAATACATCTGAGGGGCTTATCATTTATACGGGTAATCAAAATTACGACGCCCAAAAAGGTGACTTAGTTAATGTTACGGGCACTGTCGATGAATATTATATTGACGGTTATGGCGATAAACAAGAAACTGACTTACCAGTAACTCAAATTAATGCGCGTGACGATAAAGGTGGCAATGTATCTATTGAAGAAAGTAACCAAAAATTGCCCGAGCCGTATGAGATTGAAAAAGTACCAAGCAAAATTTCTGCAAACGATAACTTTCAAACCTTTGATCGTGAGCAATACGCAATTGACTACTGGGAATCGCTAGAGGGCATGCGTGTTGAAGTTGGCGATGTCCGAAGTGTTGGCCCACAAGAACACGGTGACCTTTTCACTGTTTTAGACGACCAACCTGCTGAAACTGACAATGGCGGTGTACGTTTAACAGAAAATGACCAGCATGGTGAACGTATTCCTTTTAAAATGTATGATAATAATAAAGCACGTGATTTTGATGTAGCAACAGGCGATAAATTTAAAGGTCCAATTATTGGTCATGTGAATTATGGATTCCAAAACTACAAACTAAATGTAGATTTAGATGACATGAAACAAGCACATGTCGAGGGTAATACTGAGCCACAACCAACTTCCATTGAACCGAGTAATCAAAAGCTCAATGTTGCATCTTATAATTTAGAAAATTTCTCTAGCAATTCATCATCTACAACAGAGGATAAAGCGGATAAAATAGCGAATGGTATCACAGAACACATGAAAAATCCTGATATTATCGGCGTGACTGAAGTACAAGATAATGATGGTCCAAAAGAAGGTGGACCAGAAGCTAATAAATCTTATGAGCGCTTAATTAAAGATATTGAAGAAGCTGGTGGTCCTAAATATAAATATTTAAATATAGATCCTTCAATGAATGAAGACGGCGGACAGCCTGATGCAAATATTCGTGTTGGTTTCTTATACAATCCTAAGCGTGTTCAATTTGATAAATCTATTGAATCTGGAGATGCGGACACAGCAGTCTCATATAAAGATGGCGACTTAACATTAAATCCAGGTCGCATCGACCCAAATAACCCTGCCTTTGATGATTCTAGAAAACCATTGGCTGCTCAATTTAAATTCCATGGCGAACAAGTCATCGTATTAGCGAATCATTGGAACTCTAAAAATGGTGATACACCGCTATTCGGTAGTCAACAACCACCTGTATTAGAAAGTGAAAATCAGCGTGTTGAAATTGCGAAGTCAGTTGGACGTTTTGTAGAACAAGTTCAAAAAGACAATCCTAATGCAAATATCGTATCCGTTGGCGATTATAATGATTTCCAATGGTCAAAACCGCTAAAAACATTTGAAAGCTTTAATATGAGCAATATGATTTACGATTTACCTGAAAACGAACGTTATTCATACAATTATCAAGGTAATTCGCAAGCACTTGATCACATATTCGTTTCAAATAACTTGAAAAACCATACAGAATTAGATCCAATTCATGTAAACAGTGATTTCACTGATATGTCAGGTCGTGCGAGTGATCATGATCCACTATTAGCTCAAATTGATTTAAAACAAGCCCGTAAAGATGAAAAAACTAAATAG
- a CDS encoding purple acid phosphatase family protein, translating into MAYKYRSIAVSTVMSLAIVFTTVSAPTADASGSGSAGSATEGEKKGDIELLDKKPKVAEVPENNNPNRVITNLKGDTKTEMGFSWYTTDKFKDSKVWVSESKDFSDAKSFDAKPKKVDSKYLERDKDGNIIYKDVAKDDEGEPIEKNGKPKVNGYYTDENAGGPEWTSGDKHGKTDLIKEKEYTYKAQAKDLKPNTQYYYKVGSESGKKSEIGKFKTSGDKGDPFSFVQYTDTQNAFWNENVRNEAAFGADTLKNAIQTAGDPNFALHTGDFVETAEVEDEWKDLYKQSRPSFMSLPVAAAPGNHDEYALNEEDEKLLNKFNEHMNVPKENDAVNGGSYYSFDYNGAHMVVANTNDNKKSKDNPDEKAIGDEQMEWIKKDIKQARDNGAKWVVLNLHKPMYSKSYHALSDEDVKKVRDELTKEIDDLDVDLVLQGHDHVLSRTHPLEHTSTKNSFVNAKKEDTEQFVGEDGVKYYDDPEGSVYVLPNTGGTKEYDSIYDRSLEHIKKVRPELSWLTQKDLDHYNSLFKLGEQPQETDAFEDKHENNRDSSAQNFSVYEVEGDQLKVKIYQLRGDISKGEQRSVELVDEFGIQKD; encoded by the coding sequence ATGGCATATAAGTATCGTTCTATTGCTGTAAGTACTGTAATGAGTCTAGCTATAGTATTTACTACAGTTTCAGCACCAACAGCTGATGCAAGTGGTTCAGGTAGTGCAGGTAGTGCAACAGAAGGGGAAAAAAAAGGTGATATTGAATTACTGGATAAAAAACCTAAAGTAGCTGAGGTTCCAGAGAACAACAATCCTAACCGTGTAATTACAAATTTAAAGGGTGATACTAAAACAGAAATGGGTTTTAGTTGGTATACAACAGACAAGTTCAAAGATTCTAAAGTATGGGTTTCAGAATCTAAAGATTTTTCAGATGCAAAATCATTTGATGCAAAACCTAAAAAAGTAGACTCTAAGTATCTTGAAAGAGATAAAGATGGCAATATCATCTATAAAGATGTAGCCAAAGATGATGAAGGCGAACCTATTGAAAAAAATGGCAAACCTAAAGTGAATGGTTATTACACCGATGAAAATGCAGGTGGCCCTGAGTGGACGAGTGGCGACAAGCACGGTAAAACAGATTTAATCAAAGAAAAAGAATATACATACAAAGCACAAGCTAAAGATTTAAAACCGAATACACAATATTACTACAAAGTGGGTAGTGAAAGTGGGAAGAAAAGTGAAATAGGTAAGTTCAAAACTTCCGGTGATAAAGGCGATCCATTTAGCTTTGTACAATACACAGATACGCAAAATGCTTTTTGGAATGAGAACGTAAGAAATGAAGCAGCATTTGGTGCTGATACATTGAAAAACGCAATCCAAACAGCAGGAGATCCTAACTTCGCACTACATACAGGGGACTTTGTAGAAACTGCTGAAGTTGAAGATGAATGGAAAGACTTGTATAAACAATCTAGACCATCATTTATGTCGTTACCAGTTGCTGCAGCGCCAGGTAACCATGATGAGTATGCGTTAAATGAAGAAGATGAAAAATTATTGAATAAATTCAATGAACACATGAACGTACCAAAAGAAAATGACGCAGTAAATGGCGGTTCGTACTATTCATTTGATTATAATGGGGCACACATGGTAGTAGCGAATACAAACGACAATAAGAAATCAAAAGACAATCCAGATGAAAAAGCCATCGGTGATGAACAGATGGAATGGATTAAGAAAGATATTAAACAGGCGCGAGACAATGGGGCAAAATGGGTTGTTTTAAACTTACACAAACCAATGTATTCTAAATCATATCATGCACTTTCAGATGAAGATGTGAAGAAAGTAAGAGACGAATTAACAAAAGAAATTGATGATCTTGACGTTGACTTAGTATTACAAGGACATGACCATGTGTTATCACGTACACATCCTTTAGAACACACATCTACGAAAAATAGTTTTGTGAACGCGAAGAAAGAAGATACTGAACAATTCGTTGGCGAAGATGGCGTGAAATATTATGACGATCCAGAAGGTTCAGTTTATGTGTTACCTAACACTGGTGGTACGAAAGAATATGATAGTATTTATGACCGTTCATTAGAGCACATTAAAAAGGTTAGACCAGAATTAAGCTGGTTAACTCAGAAAGATTTAGATCATTACAACAGTCTATTCAAACTAGGCGAGCAGCCACAAGAAACAGACGCATTTGAAGATAAACATGAAAATAACAGAGATTCATCAGCTCAAAACTTCTCAGTATATGAAGTTGAAGGCGATCAATTGAAAGTTAAAATTTATCAACTACGCGGTGACATCAGTAAAGGTGAACAACGTAGCGTAGAATTAGTAGATGAATTTGGTATTCAAAAAGATTAA
- a CDS encoding glycosyltransferase family 2 protein, which translates to MIRILIPCFNEAFVIKQTYDKLTEIMQHDSYINGYTYELLFVDDGSRDQTLTIIQQLSELDSRVKYISFSRNFGKESAMYAGLKASTEAEALIIIDGDLQHPPSLIPQMIVDFRNGEDQVVAKRDRTGERWLRKHLSKMYYLMINKMVDVTLEDGIGDFRLLSQRAVKEVVKLGEYNRFSKGLFAWIGFEPKVIEYQNVQREEGESKWSFSSLLNYGIDGLISFNNRPLRIIIYLGLFSCLMSFLYIAFNLIYTLSYGVSTAGYFTTIFAILFLGGVQLTSLGIIGEYIGRIYYEVKQRPLFIIHKTNLNKHEVN; encoded by the coding sequence ATGATTAGAATATTGATTCCATGTTTTAATGAAGCGTTTGTAATTAAACAAACTTATGATAAATTAACAGAAATTATGCAACACGATAGTTATATTAACGGTTATACATATGAATTACTTTTCGTGGATGATGGAAGTAGAGACCAAACATTAACAATAATTCAACAATTATCTGAATTAGATAGTAGAGTGAAATATATTTCGTTTTCACGTAATTTTGGTAAAGAGTCAGCGATGTATGCAGGTTTGAAAGCAAGTACGGAAGCTGAGGCGTTGATAATCATAGACGGAGATTTACAGCACCCGCCTTCATTGATTCCGCAAATGATTGTAGATTTTAGAAATGGCGAAGATCAAGTGGTGGCTAAAAGGGATAGAACTGGAGAACGTTGGTTACGTAAGCATCTGTCTAAAATGTATTATTTAATGATTAATAAAATGGTAGATGTTACCTTAGAGGATGGCATAGGAGATTTCAGGTTATTGAGTCAGCGTGCCGTTAAAGAGGTTGTTAAATTAGGAGAATACAATCGATTTTCAAAAGGATTATTTGCATGGATTGGCTTTGAGCCTAAAGTCATTGAATATCAAAATGTACAACGTGAAGAAGGAGAGTCTAAATGGTCATTTAGTTCATTGTTAAATTATGGTATAGATGGACTGATTTCCTTTAATAATAGACCGTTACGTATTATTATTTATTTGGGATTATTCAGTTGTTTGATGAGCTTTCTCTATATTGCATTCAATTTAATTTATACACTGAGTTATGGTGTGTCTACGGCTGGTTATTTCACTACTATTTTTGCGATATTATTTCTAGGCGGCGTGCAGCTGACTTCTCTAGGTATTATTGGCGAATATATAGGTAGAATTTATTATGAAGTGAAACAGAGACCGTTATTTATTATACATAAGACGAATTTAAATAAACATGAGGTAAATTAA